From the genome of Globicephala melas chromosome 14, mGloMel1.2, whole genome shotgun sequence, one region includes:
- the MFSD4B gene encoding LOW QUALITY PROTEIN: sodium-dependent glucose transporter 1 (The sequence of the model RefSeq protein was modified relative to this genomic sequence to represent the inferred CDS: deleted 1 base in 1 codon), whose translation MLRWFITVLLCAAFLGLGMSVAILGPTFQDLATNVNRNISSLSLIFVGRAFGYLGGSVIGGVLFDIMNHFLLLGMSMFATTIGLYLVPFCKAAVVLIVMMSIFGVSVGILDTGGNVLILAIWGDKGAPHMQALHFSFALGAFLAPLLAKLALGRMVSAENHTEADFNHSALNQSSEADSESLLRIPDDMNLLWAYAVIGTYIFVVSLFFFALFVKKSSRQDKAKVSTQRFRRAKYHNALLCLLFLFFFFYVGAEVTYGSYVFSFATTHAGMKESEAAGLNSIFWGTFAACRGMAIFFATCLQPGTMIVLSNIGSLASSLFLVLFNKSRVCLWIATSVYGASMATTFPSGVSWIEQYTTIHGKAAAFFVVGAALGEMAIPAVIGILQGKYPDLPVVLYTCLGSSVATAVLFPVLYKLATLPISRQHKEHSKSEDQKALLSSSGLNDYEEENEEDDAEKWNEMDFEVIEMNDTMRNSVIETSRYILMEPTADVSNQSHSNALMFESSPVNMGKSPVNHLQETRTKGTKG comes from the exons ATGCTGCGCTGGTTCATCACGGTCCTCCTGTGTGCCGCCTTCCTGGGGCTG ggaaTGAGTGTCGCTATACTGGGACCCACGTTTCAAGATTTGGCAACAAATGTGAACCGCAATATCAGcagtctttctctgatttttgtgGGCCGTGCCTTTGGATATTTGGGTGGCTCTGTGATTGGTGGAGTTCTTTTTGACATTatgaatcattttcttcttttgg gGATGTCAATGTTCGCTACCACAATTGGTCTTTATCTTGTTCCATTTTGTAAGGCCGCGGTGGTACTGATTGTCATGATGTCCATCTTTGGTGTTTCAGTTGGCATCCTGGATACAG GTGGTAACGTCCTAATCTTGGCTATTTGGGGGGACAAAGGAGCCCCCCATATGCAGGCCTTACACTTCAGTTTTGCCTTGGGTGCCTTTTTGGCTCCCCTGCTGGCTAAATTGGCATTGGGCAGGATGGTGTCTGCTGAAAACCACACAGAGGCTGACTTTAACCATTCTGCCCTCAACCAGTCATCTGAAGCTGACTCAGAATCTCTGCTTCGAATACCTGACGATATGAATTTACTGTGGGCTTACGCTGTTATCGGTACTTATATTTTtgtagtttctctcttttttttcgcTCTGTTTGTAAAGAAAAGCTCAAGGCAGGATAAAGCAAAAGTATCTACTCAGAGGTTTCGAAGAGCTAAATATCacaatgcccttctttgtctcctttttctgttcttctttttttatgttgGAGCCGAGGTAACATATGGCTCTTACGTTTTCTCCTTTGCAACCACCCATGCTGGCATGAAAGAAAGTGAAGCGGCTGGGTTGAACTCCATCTTCTGGGGGACCTTTGCAGCCTGCAGGGGTATGGCAATCTTTTTTGCTACATGTTTACAACCTGGAACCATGATTGTGTTGAGCAACATTGGCAGCCTGGCTTCATCTTTATTTCTGGTGCTTTTCAACAAGAGCCGAGTTTGTCTCTGGATAGCAACTTCAGTGTATGGCGCCTCAATGGCAACCACATTTCCCAGTGGTGTGTCTTGGATTGAGCAGTACACGACCATCCATGGGAAAGCTGCAGCATTTTTTGTAGTCGGTGCTGCCCTGGGAGAAATGGCTATTCCTGCAGTAATTGGAATTCTTCAAGGAAAATACCCTGATTTGCCTGTAGTTTTGTACACCTGTTTGGGGTCATCAGTAGCCACTGCTGTtttatttcctgtgctgtataaATTAGCCACCTTGCCTATCAGTCGTCAGCATAAAGAACATAGTAAAAGCGAGGACCAGAAAGCTTTGCTCTCTAGCTCTGGGCTAAATGACTATGAGGAAGAGAATGAAGAAGATGATGcagaaaaatggaatgaaatggaCTTTGAAGTGATCGAAATGAATGATACAATGAGGAATTCTGTAATAGAGACATCTAGATATATTTTGATGGAGCCCACAGCTGACGTCTCCAACCAGTCCCACTCAAATGCGTTAATGTTTGAGTCCTCTCCGGTTAATATGGGCAAGTCCCCTGTGAATCAC TTGCAAGAAACCAGGACAAAAGGGACTAAGGGCTAG